A region from the Desulfitobacterium dehalogenans ATCC 51507 genome encodes:
- the fdhE gene encoding formate dehydrogenase accessory protein FdhE produces the protein MQTNNLNTELEEQHLAAVKDNYLKLQAEIKLWQREQAPGAVAEFQLASASPFFTLDSLPEESIIDLWQRLNRVADEPQEKADLRILLDKFKNGEPLVNPAAARLQLALAGVARMICQHLVPNPGEANQPFGTCPVCGEKHFMTLLAPPVGKRYQQCLVCGYQRPVNASGCACCGSMEAKKQTYLKSEQYPGIEVAVCSDCGSYFKQVDLRELSVEDLVWEDIRTMPLNYAAEKWLAGQNGWN, from the coding sequence GTGCAGACAAATAATCTGAATACTGAATTGGAAGAACAGCATTTGGCTGCAGTAAAAGACAACTATCTGAAATTACAGGCGGAAATAAAGCTTTGGCAGCGAGAGCAGGCTCCCGGAGCAGTGGCTGAGTTCCAGCTTGCCTCTGCCTCGCCGTTTTTTACTTTGGATAGTTTGCCCGAAGAAAGCATCATCGATTTGTGGCAAAGACTCAATCGAGTTGCAGACGAACCACAGGAAAAAGCTGACTTGCGCATCCTCCTGGATAAATTTAAGAATGGCGAGCCGCTGGTTAATCCAGCTGCTGCCCGATTGCAACTAGCCCTGGCAGGTGTTGCCCGGATGATCTGCCAACACTTAGTTCCGAACCCCGGAGAAGCGAATCAACCCTTTGGAACCTGTCCGGTCTGCGGAGAAAAACATTTTATGACCCTTTTGGCTCCGCCTGTAGGGAAGCGCTACCAGCAATGCCTCGTCTGTGGTTATCAGAGACCTGTTAATGCTTCCGGCTGTGCATGCTGCGGCAGCATGGAGGCCAAAAAACAGACATACCTTAAATCCGAACAGTATCCTGGGATTGAGGTGGCCGTCTGTTCTGACTGCGGCTCGTATTTCAAACAGGTGGATCTGAGAGAATTAAGTGTCGAAGATCTGGTCTGGGAGGATATACGGACGATGCCTCTCAACTATGCTGCTGAAAAATGGCTTGCCGGACAGAATGGATGGAATTAG
- a CDS encoding 4Fe-4S dicluster domain-containing protein, with amino-acid sequence MSKKMILVDTSKCTGCKACSAACKEWNELPAVKTSLVKSYQSTKDFDYNTYTYIAFDEKYENNKMLWMMRKAQCFHCADAACLKACSSEAISKTETGFTVIDKDKCIGCGYCVTNCPFDIPRVDQATQKASKCTGCWERVENGLEPACVAICQPGTLTFGDDAEMMQKAEQRLAELKQNYPKANIYGKDIVGGTLYKYILLDSPESYGLPVNPTVPFTLTLWKDIARPLGAIACGGAAAAVLVGTLVNVAKGNYSKEHFADDDRHGKGGAL; translated from the coding sequence ATGAGTAAAAAAATGATTTTAGTCGACACCTCTAAGTGTACGGGCTGTAAAGCCTGTTCCGCGGCCTGCAAGGAATGGAATGAGCTGCCGGCTGTTAAAACATCACTGGTTAAAAGTTATCAGTCAACCAAAGATTTTGATTATAACACTTACACCTATATTGCCTTCGATGAAAAGTACGAAAACAATAAAATGCTTTGGATGATGCGTAAAGCTCAATGTTTCCATTGTGCCGATGCAGCCTGTTTGAAGGCATGTTCTTCTGAAGCTATATCCAAAACAGAGACCGGATTTACGGTCATTGACAAGGACAAATGCATCGGCTGTGGATACTGTGTGACCAACTGCCCCTTCGACATTCCCAGAGTGGACCAGGCGACGCAAAAAGCTTCGAAATGTACCGGTTGTTGGGAACGTGTAGAAAATGGCCTTGAGCCTGCCTGCGTTGCCATTTGCCAGCCGGGAACCCTTACTTTTGGGGATGATGCCGAGATGATGCAAAAGGCTGAACAGCGTTTGGCTGAGTTAAAGCAGAATTATCCCAAGGCTAATATCTATGGCAAGGATATCGTAGGAGGAACGCTTTACAAATATATTCTCCTGGATAGTCCGGAGTCCTATGGCTTGCCGGTAAATCCTACGGTTCCCTTTACCCTGACCCTTTGGAAAGATATCGCCCGCCCATTGGGTGCGATTGCTTGCGGAGGTGCAGCTGCAGCCGTTCTTGTTGGAACTTTGGTCAATGTGGCTAAAGGCAATTACAGCAAAGAACATTTTGCAGATGATGACCGCCACGGGAAAGGAGGGGCACTATAA
- a CDS encoding ABC transporter ATP-binding protein, which produces MSIEVSNLSFGYDEQLILNDISFSAEDNELLSILGPNGVGKSTLFRCILGLLHGYKGQVSLNNLDIKKMGIKEMAKYVAYIPQSHYPLFNYSVFDMVLMGTTIQISTLSKPGKRQIQLAEAALDRLEITHLKHRGYTQISGGERQLVLIARALVQEAKILILDEPTANLDFGNQIRVQNQIKALAKDGYTVVQSTHNPDQTFLFSDKVLAMKEGKVLAYGQPNKIYSENLIKTLYGVDVEIQSFYEDQVRVCIPKGIVKTDHLREHCS; this is translated from the coding sequence TTGAGTATCGAAGTATCCAACCTTAGTTTTGGCTATGATGAACAGCTCATCCTCAATGATATTAGTTTCTCAGCAGAGGACAATGAGCTGTTATCAATTTTAGGCCCAAACGGAGTAGGGAAAAGCACGCTTTTTCGCTGCATACTCGGTTTGCTTCATGGGTACAAGGGGCAGGTTTCTCTGAATAACCTGGATATAAAAAAAATGGGGATAAAGGAAATGGCAAAATATGTAGCCTATATCCCTCAATCTCATTACCCCTTATTTAATTACAGCGTGTTTGACATGGTGCTTATGGGAACTACCATACAGATATCCACCCTTTCCAAACCTGGAAAAAGACAAATTCAGCTTGCTGAGGCAGCTCTGGATAGGCTAGAAATCACCCATCTTAAACATAGAGGCTATACCCAGATAAGCGGCGGGGAAAGACAGCTTGTGCTCATTGCCCGTGCATTGGTCCAGGAAGCTAAAATACTTATTCTTGACGAACCGACTGCAAACTTGGATTTTGGTAATCAAATCCGGGTTCAAAACCAGATAAAGGCTCTGGCAAAGGACGGATACACTGTTGTTCAATCGACCCACAATCCCGATCAGACCTTTCTCTTTTCCGACAAGGTATTAGCTATGAAGGAAGGCAAAGTTCTCGCCTATGGACAACCTAATAAAATATATTCGGAAAACCTGATCAAAACCCTTTACGGGGTGGATGTAGAGATTCAAAGTTTCTATGAAGATCAGGTAAGGGTCTGTATTCCTAAGGGCATCGTTAAAACGGATCATCTCCGTGAGCACTGCTCTTAA
- the selB gene encoding selenocysteine-specific translation elongation factor — protein MKKIVLGTAGHIDHGKTSLVRKLTGIDTDRLDEEKRRGMTIELGFASLTLPSGQNVSIIDVPGHEKFVKTMVAGATGIDLVMLVIAADEGIMPQTKEHLDILNLLNVKTGVIALTKTDLVDDEWLEMILEDIQNTLQGTTLEESPIVHVSSVTGEGIPQLMETLDQLALKVQVKEGQELFRLPIDRIFSMAGHGTVVTGTITSGIVNKGETLAVYPSGFTARVKGIQVHNSGVDEAIAGDRCALNLTGIEKSEIQRGDTIAREGTLNPIWIVDALIYIVKGKGSLVHNQRVHVHTGTKEVLARVRLLGTDEIAEGSKGYGQLRFEEPVVVLRKDRFIIRSYSPAVTIGGGWILYHATKNRQRFSQESMNAMAIGENGTLEELISLVLNSSEKPLSSEELWRGLNTDRIKLQETLDREVVSGKLIILKETHKYLSLNQYEKYFNKITSAFRKMYQKYPYRYQIDKEELKSGAFSGIDPKDFAALLNYFVFNHRLLTDGNYLSELDGKALARIRASKEVALIETTFLNYGINAGSILQVSKDGSIKIGDIEEIVKFLQKSGRLFDLGQGIFVHKEAFQKVYQTVRSLMDVKGSVSVIEVRDSLNIGRKAVIAYLEYFDSVKITLRKEDQRIPGIHYHDFLG, from the coding sequence ATGAAAAAGATTGTATTAGGAACTGCTGGGCATATCGACCACGGCAAAACATCCTTAGTGAGAAAACTGACCGGTATTGATACAGATCGTCTCGATGAAGAGAAACGCCGGGGCATGACCATTGAACTGGGCTTTGCCTCATTGACTTTGCCCTCAGGCCAGAATGTCTCCATTATTGATGTTCCTGGGCATGAGAAATTCGTGAAGACGATGGTGGCTGGTGCTACGGGTATCGATCTCGTCATGCTGGTCATTGCTGCTGATGAGGGAATTATGCCACAAACTAAGGAACATCTTGATATTTTAAACCTGCTCAATGTTAAGACCGGTGTTATCGCCTTAACAAAAACGGATCTTGTCGACGATGAGTGGTTGGAAATGATCCTTGAAGATATTCAAAACACACTGCAGGGGACAACTCTGGAAGAAAGCCCTATTGTCCATGTATCCTCCGTAACCGGCGAAGGGATTCCTCAACTGATGGAAACCTTGGATCAGCTCGCTCTTAAGGTACAGGTAAAAGAAGGTCAAGAACTATTTCGGCTGCCTATTGACAGGATATTTTCTATGGCAGGTCATGGGACTGTCGTAACTGGAACGATAACCAGCGGAATTGTCAACAAAGGAGAGACTCTGGCAGTCTATCCTTCAGGATTCACCGCAAGGGTCAAGGGAATTCAAGTCCATAATAGCGGTGTGGATGAAGCGATCGCCGGAGATCGGTGTGCCCTGAATCTCACCGGGATCGAAAAATCAGAAATCCAGCGAGGCGACACCATTGCCCGTGAAGGAACACTGAACCCGATCTGGATTGTGGACGCTCTGATTTATATTGTTAAAGGCAAAGGTAGTTTGGTACATAATCAAAGGGTCCATGTTCACACGGGAACCAAGGAGGTTCTGGCCAGGGTCAGACTCTTGGGAACGGATGAAATCGCTGAGGGGAGCAAAGGCTATGGTCAGCTGCGTTTCGAAGAACCGGTAGTCGTACTGCGTAAAGATCGGTTTATTATCCGCAGTTATTCACCGGCAGTTACCATTGGTGGTGGCTGGATCTTGTATCATGCCACGAAGAACAGACAGCGGTTTTCCCAAGAAAGCATGAATGCCATGGCCATCGGTGAAAATGGCACCTTGGAGGAGTTAATCTCCTTAGTATTAAATTCCTCGGAAAAACCTCTCAGCTCAGAGGAGCTATGGCGAGGGCTGAATACAGATCGGATTAAATTACAGGAAACCCTGGATAGGGAAGTTGTATCGGGAAAATTAATTATATTAAAAGAAACTCATAAATATTTAAGCCTTAACCAATATGAAAAATACTTCAATAAAATAACATCTGCATTTAGGAAAATGTATCAAAAATATCCCTATCGCTATCAAATCGATAAAGAAGAACTAAAAAGCGGAGCTTTTTCCGGGATAGATCCCAAAGATTTTGCCGCATTGCTAAATTATTTTGTTTTCAATCATCGTTTACTCACGGATGGAAATTATCTGTCTGAACTTGACGGAAAAGCCTTGGCAAGAATCCGGGCATCAAAGGAAGTAGCCCTGATTGAAACGACGTTTTTGAACTATGGCATTAATGCCGGAAGTATTCTGCAGGTTTCAAAAGATGGTAGTATAAAAATAGGCGACATTGAGGAAATAGTGAAATTCCTGCAAAAATCAGGTAGACTTTTTGATCTGGGGCAAGGAATCTTTGTCCATAAAGAGGCCTTCCAAAAGGTCTACCAAACCGTTCGCTCCTTAATGGATGTCAAAGGGAGCGTCAGTGTGATCGAAGTCAGGGATTCATTGAATATTGGCAGAAAAGCCGTCATTGCTTATTTGGAGTATTTCGATAGTGTTAAAATTACACTAAGAAAAGAAGATCAGCGCATACCGGGAATTCATTATCATGACTTCTTAGGTTAG
- a CDS encoding ABC transporter substrate-binding protein has product MRKKLISMLLAISLLLTFTTACGTNANTPNNNPSVPATSNPAELPKGELISFTDSAGRTVEIPANITRVAASGTLAQIVLFPLAADQFVGLAGKWDPSAKQYLDPKYFNLPVLGQFYGKGDLNLEEIAKADPQIIIDIGESKSSIVEDMDNIMNQVGIPTVHIEATTETMPEAYRTLGKLLNKEAEAEILAQYCEEVFKETQDIMAKVGEEEKADLVYCVGENGLNVLAKGSFHAEILDQVSNNVAVVDDISSKGDGNPVDMEQIILWDPDVIVFAPNSIYSKVSEDKTWQELKAIKNGKYYQVPLGPYNWMGNPPSVNRYIGMIWITQLLYPEQAQYDLYKETARYYKLFYHCDLTEEQYKALVTNSVI; this is encoded by the coding sequence ATGAGAAAAAAACTCATCTCAATGCTCTTGGCCATTTCACTTCTATTAACGTTTACCACCGCTTGCGGCACGAACGCAAACACCCCTAACAACAACCCATCTGTTCCTGCAACCTCAAATCCGGCAGAACTTCCCAAAGGTGAATTGATCAGCTTTACTGATTCTGCCGGACGGACTGTCGAAATTCCTGCCAACATTACCCGAGTTGCGGCCTCAGGCACCCTGGCTCAAATCGTGCTCTTTCCTTTAGCCGCCGACCAGTTTGTAGGCTTAGCCGGCAAGTGGGATCCTTCGGCCAAGCAATATCTGGACCCAAAATATTTCAACCTTCCTGTACTGGGGCAGTTTTATGGCAAAGGCGACCTTAACCTTGAAGAAATCGCTAAGGCCGATCCTCAGATCATTATCGACATCGGCGAATCCAAGTCAAGCATTGTCGAAGATATGGACAATATAATGAACCAAGTGGGGATTCCCACGGTCCATATCGAAGCCACAACAGAAACGATGCCCGAGGCCTACAGGACTTTAGGCAAGCTGCTCAATAAAGAGGCAGAGGCTGAAATTCTTGCCCAGTATTGTGAAGAAGTGTTTAAGGAAACTCAGGATATTATGGCCAAGGTTGGGGAAGAAGAAAAGGCCGATTTGGTCTATTGTGTCGGCGAAAATGGCCTGAATGTCCTGGCAAAGGGCTCTTTTCACGCTGAAATCCTCGATCAAGTAAGCAATAATGTAGCCGTTGTCGATGATATCTCCAGTAAAGGCGACGGCAACCCCGTGGATATGGAGCAAATCATCTTATGGGATCCTGATGTGATCGTTTTTGCGCCGAACAGTATATACAGTAAAGTGTCTGAGGATAAAACCTGGCAGGAATTAAAAGCCATTAAAAACGGCAAGTATTATCAGGTTCCACTGGGCCCCTATAATTGGATGGGTAATCCCCCTTCAGTCAATCGCTATATTGGCATGATTTGGATAACTCAGCTGCTCTATCCTGAACAAGCTCAATATGATCTTTACAAAGAAACAGCCAGATACTATAAACTTTTCTATCATTGTGACCTGACCGAAGAGCAATACAAAGCTCTTGTGACAAATTCAGTCATATAG
- a CDS encoding GTP-binding protein, with the protein MKLINVAGPPSSGKTSVILRLVESMKEKGRVGVVKFDCLTSFDNLSYEEAGIPVQIGFSGKICPDHFFVSNIEDAVQWGMQSGFEMLITESAGLCNRCSPYIKGILSVCVIDNLSGINTPRKIGPMLKYADIVVVTKGDIVSQAEREVFAFNITQVNPTAQIVFVNGITGQGAFILSKHLQQARDIGTTRDMKLRFTTPAAVCSYCTGETRIGESYQMGMMKKMEFGKR; encoded by the coding sequence GTGAAACTAATTAATGTGGCAGGGCCCCCGTCTTCGGGAAAGACTTCGGTCATCTTAAGGCTGGTTGAGTCTATGAAAGAAAAAGGGAGAGTCGGAGTCGTAAAATTTGACTGTTTAACTTCTTTTGATAACTTGAGCTATGAAGAAGCAGGGATCCCCGTGCAGATCGGCTTTTCAGGAAAAATCTGCCCGGATCATTTCTTTGTCAGCAATATTGAAGATGCTGTTCAATGGGGGATGCAATCGGGTTTCGAGATGCTTATAACGGAAAGTGCGGGGTTATGCAACCGTTGTTCACCATATATAAAGGGTATCCTATCCGTTTGTGTTATTGATAATCTCTCGGGTATCAATACCCCTCGCAAAATAGGGCCTATGCTGAAGTACGCAGATATTGTGGTGGTAACCAAAGGAGATATTGTCTCTCAGGCAGAGCGGGAGGTTTTTGCTTTTAATATCACTCAGGTTAATCCCACGGCGCAGATTGTATTTGTTAATGGAATCACTGGACAAGGGGCGTTTATACTTTCCAAGCATCTGCAACAGGCACGGGACATTGGAACTACACGGGATATGAAATTACGATTCACGACACCAGCAGCAGTCTGCTCCTATTGCACAGGTGAGACAAGGATCGGGGAATCCTATCAGATGGGAATGATGAAGAAAATGGAGTTTGGAAAACGATGA
- a CDS encoding formate dehydrogenase subunit gamma: protein MAQNSKQVPEGKVLRFTGGERFSHWVHASSFLILLFTGLAVLSVTFRPVMAIVGGIENARMIHRVVAVIFVVVVGLKFFIGDTKHHWQWIRSVFTWTKADVMHVKAFATEFFGGHGNYPPQAKYNGGEKINSLFTIFGSIFIAISGFIMWFPQFFPISLVRIAYPVHDLAMIFMTTALIGHLYLALLHPESRVALQGMLKGYVPKGFAKSHHGAWYEEIQKQEKAGK, encoded by the coding sequence ATGGCACAAAACTCCAAACAAGTCCCTGAGGGAAAAGTTCTGAGATTCACCGGGGGGGAGCGATTCAGTCACTGGGTTCACGCGTCTTCCTTCCTGATTCTTCTCTTTACAGGTTTAGCCGTTCTGTCTGTGACGTTTCGGCCGGTTATGGCAATTGTTGGAGGTATCGAAAACGCACGCATGATTCATCGCGTCGTTGCCGTAATTTTTGTGGTCGTTGTAGGGCTGAAGTTCTTTATCGGTGACACGAAACATCACTGGCAATGGATTCGTTCCGTCTTTACCTGGACTAAGGCCGATGTTATGCACGTAAAGGCTTTTGCAACTGAATTCTTCGGCGGGCATGGTAATTACCCGCCCCAGGCAAAGTATAATGGCGGTGAAAAAATCAATTCTCTATTTACAATTTTCGGATCCATCTTTATTGCCATAAGCGGGTTTATTATGTGGTTCCCCCAGTTCTTCCCCATTTCTCTGGTGCGTATAGCCTATCCTGTTCATGACCTGGCCATGATTTTTATGACTACTGCTTTAATTGGGCATCTCTATCTTGCCTTGTTGCACCCGGAATCACGGGTTGCTTTGCAGGGTATGCTTAAGGGTTATGTACCCAAAGGTTTTGCTAAGTCCCATCATGGCGCTTGGTATGAGGAAATTCAAAAACAAGAAAAAGCCGGAAAATAG
- a CDS encoding FecCD family ABC transporter permease: MKQAGQGISIVMGLGMILLITILISFQLGRYPIPPKELFGILFSKVFPIEQFWADRLEIVLINIRLPRILLACLVGCCLSAAGAAYQGVFQNPMASPDILGASAGAAFGAALAILNHSSSTLIALSAFSFSLLTVAIVYFISKRAKGKNILGLILAGIMVSSLFSAGTSFIKLVADPNDQLPAITYWLMGSLSGAKLSDITFAIIPMAIGLTPLLLLRWRLNILTLGDDEAKTIGVNAKQIRLLVIICTTFVTAASVSVSGMIGWVGLVIPHLTRKLVGNNYTILMPASMLLGAIFLLIVDNFSRNLLTTEIPLGILTAFIGAPFFIYLITRKGESY, encoded by the coding sequence ATGAAGCAAGCAGGACAAGGCATCTCTATCGTCATGGGTCTTGGTATGATTCTTCTGATTACTATACTTATCTCTTTTCAGCTTGGCCGTTACCCCATTCCGCCAAAGGAATTGTTTGGGATTCTATTTTCCAAGGTCTTTCCTATCGAACAATTTTGGGCCGACCGTCTGGAGATTGTATTAATAAACATTCGTTTACCCCGGATTCTTTTGGCTTGTTTAGTGGGGTGCTGTCTATCTGCTGCCGGCGCTGCCTATCAGGGCGTTTTCCAAAACCCTATGGCCTCTCCGGATATTCTGGGAGCCTCAGCAGGAGCAGCCTTTGGTGCTGCCCTAGCTATTCTTAATCATTCAAGCAGCACCCTAATCGCCCTGAGTGCATTTTCTTTCAGCCTCCTTACGGTGGCCATAGTTTATTTTATCAGTAAGCGCGCCAAAGGAAAAAACATACTTGGCCTGATCTTGGCAGGAATTATGGTGAGCTCGCTTTTTTCGGCAGGTACATCTTTTATTAAGTTAGTCGCTGACCCTAACGATCAACTTCCGGCAATTACATATTGGCTTATGGGCAGCTTATCCGGGGCGAAATTGAGTGATATTACTTTTGCTATTATTCCTATGGCCATCGGATTAACTCCTTTGCTTCTCCTCCGCTGGCGGTTAAACATTCTTACCCTTGGTGATGATGAGGCTAAGACAATAGGAGTCAATGCCAAACAAATTCGCTTGCTTGTCATCATCTGTACTACTTTTGTTACGGCGGCCAGCGTTTCTGTAAGCGGTATGATCGGTTGGGTAGGTTTGGTCATTCCCCATCTTACCAGAAAACTTGTGGGGAATAACTATACTATATTAATGCCTGCCTCTATGCTTTTGGGAGCAATCTTTCTCCTTATCGTCGACAACTTTTCCCGAAACCTTCTCACCACTGAAATTCCTCTGGGGATTCTTACCGCTTTTATCGGAGCTCCCTTCTTCATCTACCTTATCACCCGAAAGGGGGAGAGCTATTGA
- the selA gene encoding L-seryl-tRNA(Sec) selenium transferase, whose protein sequence is MENDLELLKALRTIAPMNEIMDDLEVAALTDRIGKTVLSETLKQVIDDYRKQLLEDKFFMTSMSLLPRQELTSYLIQKLKEKLSEQRNTGLQKLINATGIVLHTNLGRAPLPGSAIGLIQEVNEGYSNLEFDLETGSRGSRHAHIESLITRLTGAESAMVVNNNAAAVFISLHTLASRREVIISRGQLVEIGGSFRIPDIIASSGCAMIEVGTTNKTKVHDYAEAVSENTAVLLKVHTSNYKISGFTEEVPLQDLVQLGREKNVLVLEDLGSGCLYDLTKIGLHHEPTVQEVIAGGVDLVTFSGDKLLGGPQIGVIAGKKALIDKIKKNPFARIVRCDKSSIAALAEVLRLYMNPEKAIEQIPALNMLALKEEELLLRAQELERQLHAALNERCQTDIVDVYDEAGGGSLPDVLLKGKAVSLTIDDLSANQLQDLLRKGSTPIICRIIKDKVLLNVRTISEKEFPLITQTLQSIVG, encoded by the coding sequence TTGGAGAATGATTTAGAATTATTAAAGGCGCTGAGAACCATCGCTCCCATGAATGAAATCATGGATGACCTTGAAGTTGCGGCTTTGACGGACAGGATTGGAAAAACCGTGCTCAGCGAAACACTAAAGCAGGTAATCGACGACTATCGAAAACAGTTGCTTGAGGACAAATTCTTCATGACATCCATGTCTCTTCTACCTCGGCAGGAACTCACATCATATTTGATTCAGAAGCTCAAAGAAAAGCTCAGCGAACAGAGAAACACAGGCTTACAAAAGTTGATTAATGCCACAGGAATTGTGCTTCATACCAATTTGGGCAGAGCCCCCCTGCCTGGTTCCGCTATTGGCTTAATTCAAGAAGTCAATGAAGGTTACAGCAACCTGGAGTTCGATCTTGAAACCGGCAGCAGAGGCTCCCGTCACGCACATATTGAGTCCCTGATTACCCGTTTAACCGGCGCTGAAAGTGCTATGGTAGTCAACAATAATGCTGCTGCAGTATTTATAAGTCTCCATACCTTGGCAAGCCGGCGGGAAGTCATTATTTCCAGAGGCCAACTGGTGGAAATCGGCGGAAGCTTCCGCATACCGGATATTATCGCCTCCAGCGGCTGTGCCATGATCGAAGTTGGCACAACGAACAAAACAAAAGTGCATGATTATGCCGAGGCTGTTTCCGAAAATACGGCTGTATTGTTAAAAGTTCACACCAGCAATTATAAAATCTCCGGCTTCACTGAAGAAGTTCCTCTTCAGGATTTAGTACAGTTGGGCAGAGAAAAAAATGTACTGGTGTTGGAGGATTTGGGCAGCGGCTGCCTTTATGATCTGACCAAAATCGGACTGCATCATGAACCGACCGTGCAGGAAGTCATCGCCGGCGGCGTGGATCTCGTCACGTTTAGCGGGGATAAATTGCTGGGCGGTCCTCAGATTGGTGTCATTGCCGGCAAAAAGGCATTGATTGATAAAATTAAGAAGAATCCTTTTGCCCGCATTGTCCGCTGCGATAAAAGTTCCATCGCGGCCTTGGCTGAGGTGCTGAGACTCTATATGAATCCTGAAAAAGCGATTGAGCAGATCCCGGCTTTAAACATGCTGGCATTAAAAGAAGAAGAGTTACTGCTCAGAGCACAGGAGTTGGAGCGACAGCTCCATGCTGCGCTGAATGAGCGATGCCAAACGGATATCGTAGATGTTTATGATGAAGCAGGGGGCGGTTCTTTGCCGGATGTCCTGTTAAAAGGCAAGGCGGTATCCTTAACAATTGACGATTTATCTGCAAACCAGCTGCAGGATCTTCTCAGAAAAGGGTCGACCCCGATTATTTGCAGGATTATTAAGGACAAAGTCCTGCTGAATGTTCGAACGATATCAGAAAAGGAATTTCCCCTTATTACGCAAACCTTGCAGAGCATCGTGGGGTGA